The DNA region ttgaggccaggagttcgagacaagcctgggcaacatggagaaaccctgtctctactaaaaatacaatacttagccaggcgtggtggcacacgcctgtaattccaacaactcaggtggctgaggcacttgaatagcttgaatccaggagaatcacttgaaattgggaggcggagtttagagtgagctgagatcatgccactgcctgggtgacagagcaagactgtctctcaaaactaaaataaaaagaccaaaaatCATTCCATAGAGTTAGTCCTGGGAAAGATTGCAAGAGAATGTGTATGAGAACTAGACCGTCTGAGTAAAATGTAGGTAATGTGAGAAACGGTGTGACTTGCTTTAAATTCTATGACGTGAATGACAAATGCAAAAGTAAGGGCAGTGGGTGGTGCAGGCAAGGGAAAGTTGTAATATGAGCAAAGAGTTTGTTAGTCTCCAGTCCTCTGGACCCAGGACACCCACCCAATTCTCCTGATGGAGATGGAAGCACCTTGGAGTAAAGAACAATGCATCAGATGAACTCGACTTGATGCAACATTCAAATGTGAGCTCCACAAAGGCTGTGTGACTATGTGGGTTTCTTTTTACTGAACCTTCCACATCTAGGACAGTGCCTGACAGCAGACCCCTAAAATGTGCATTAAATGAATTAACTGTGACTTAAGGACATGTCATAGGTCTCTTCTTTGATTCTGATTAAGTCTTCCGTGTGGACCTATTGAGCAACGAAGGGATGTCCAGTCTTGGGTCTCTGTCCAGAGACACAGAGAATTTTTAGTTTACCAGCTTTTGTGAGATTGATCCACGGATAAAACCATATTCCTTCCTGAATCTTCAGAGCTGAGGACAGGACGGTGGGCCCAGGGTGAGACCACCAACATGTGTAAAAGAGCCCtggagcaggaggcaggagatTGGGGTCCTAGTCCCTGCCGTAGAAAATCACTATGTGATGTTGATGAGTCACTACATCTCCACCCTGCCTTTCCAGTTCCTTCAGCTTTCTTGATTATTGGACCAGGGCAATAGTTCTTAaacttggctgcacattagaatcacctgggtagCTTTAAATAGTCTTGTTGCTCAGGTTCTACTCCAGATCAATGGAATGAGAGTCTCTGCTGGGGGCCCTTGacttcagtatttatttattgattggtttttattttttagagacagagtctggctatattgctcaagctggagtgcagtggctattcacaggggCCTTGAATgattgggctcaagcaatcttccaggattgtaaactctgtttttttgtttttgttttttttttgagacggagtctcgctctgtcccccaggctggagtgcagtggccggatctcagctcactgcaagctccgcctcccgggttcccgccattctcctgcctcagcctccggagtagctgggactacaggcgcctgccacctcgcccggctagttttttgtatttttagtagagacggggtttcaccacgttagccaggatggtctcgatctcgtgacctcgtgatccgcccgtcttggcctcccaaagtgctgggattacaggcttgagccaccgcgcccggtaaACTCTCTGTTTTAAGTGTGCAGCAAGTTGGAGAGCTGGTGGACCAGGAGACTCTTCCAGCTGAAACGTCTATGACTCCAGCTGGGGTGAGACTAAATCCTCTGTGAACTCACCATCTGAATTCCCCCTGGGATGCTGGGCCGGATCTCTCCTCTCAGCCCTGGGCTCTTACCTCTATGAGCTGGTAGCCTAGCTTGCAGGTAGCAATGAAGTAGTCACGGAACTGGTACTGAGGCTGCAGGTTCTGGATGACGGTGAACTCGTCTAGGGTCTTGGGCTGGGGACACTTGATGACTATTGGGGAGACCAGAGGGCATATTTATTTCAGAGCCACCTgcccttccttcttcccacctTTTCCCCATTGCTGGCCATCAAGGGAGGCCCCCAGGGAGCCTTACTCTCGGTGGTGTAGCGCAGCTTCCAGCCCCGGCTGTCCCCTGACTCATCTGTGAAGAACAGCAGATCCACAGCATTGCTGCTGGTGTCAAGGTCGGGGGGCCTTTGCTTCCCACAGAACTCGCCAATGTTCTTCCCGTTGGCGTAGATCTGGTAGGggaggaggttttttttttttttttttttttccagcttggaCGTTTTTACACAGGGCCAACTGTGTAGTAGCCTGGTggccagggtggtggtggtgatgaaatcCTGCCTTATGCGTGTTTTCAGGGGAAGGTGGAAAGGGATCCCCATGACTCAATTCCAGTTGTATGGGAACTTGCCCAGCCCATGGGTGATGTTGGCCGTTCCTGCCCCAGCAGGCCAGGGGATCCAGGAGGAAGTGGGGACAAGAGGAGCGAAGTGCAGAcggaaggggaggaagggatcTTTCAGGGGTAGGACGGCTGTACCTGCAGCTGGTCATAGGGGCAGTGTACTTGCTGGTGGTCATCAATTTCAAAAGGCTCTAGGAACTTGAGGTGCAGGGTGAGGCCCCGCTCCACCCGGATGCTGTAGTTGCAGCGCAGGTCAGGAGGGTAGGACCGGGGGTACTCCAGGCTGGAGATGTAGCCCGATGCCTCCGTGTACAGCTCGCTGCTGCACTCAGCTGTGCGAACAGACCCGCGGGGCATCACGGGGGGGCTCTCGCTGGCCCAGCAAGCCCTGGCTGAACCCCTGCCTCCCTGCTACACCACTCTGGCTCACCGTGGCAGGAATGCCTGTCCTTCTGAAGCTCATAGCCTGGACGGCAGGAACAGAAGTAGCCTCCAACGTAGTTGTGACACAGGTGCTGGCACTGGGGCTGGGGGTCCTTCTCCCCTGATTTGCTCTGGGAAGCACATTCATCAAGGTCTGGAAGGCATTCAGGAAGGAGGGTTAAGCTCCTGCTGGGAGACTGGAGTAGTGGCTCTGACCTTAGGAGGTCACTCACCAGAGGCCTAAAGACAAAGGCATCTTTTAGGCTACCTGGACCTCCAGGCCTCTCCAAAGCTCTCTGGGGACTGCTCCATGGGGACAGAGCCCAAGTTGACAGGCCTTGTTAGGGAAAGTTCTCTTGAGGGGAGGAACAAGCAAAGCCAGGCTTTCGGCTTCTTTGGATTCAAGATTCCCTTTCTTGGCCTCCATTCAATAGGGCTGAGGTTAGAGAAAAGGGATCCCGGGGGGCTACTCACCCACAGCTTGGTAGTAGGCCAGGAAGCCCTTGTAGAACATGATGGTCCCATTCTCCTCGTTGGAGAAGTCCGTGTGGAAGGTCAGCAGCATCTTGTTCCCTTGGGACATAAATTCCTTCTTTCCTGGGGGGTTGCCCAGTGGAGACCCCAGTTGCCCGCAGAACCTCCCCAGGTTTTTCTTATCAGCAGAGATCTGGTGGAAGAAGGATAGGGGGTAGGAAGAAGACCTGTTGTGGAGTGGCACACGTGGTGGCTCAGTGACAGCCCTCCTTGTCTCGCCCAGAGTGAATCATGCACCACATTGGCTCCGCTGGTCACTACCTGCTGGGCTCGGCTGCTGCAAACTTCCCCATGTGACTTTCAACTGTTCCCCGAGTCTCCCACTGACTCACTCTTGCATGTTGTCGTGCACTGGGTACCTCACCTTTCCCTGTTTTCTGCTCCACTGACAGGTTTCAGGTCATTTTCCAACCCCACCACCTGCTATGGCCTGTTCCCCTGGGGTCCTGGTTGTCTGTACCCAGCCTTTACCCGCCCCTTATTCCCACAGCTTGGAcagctctgctttatttttgtcttcagatTCCACCTCAGCCTAATCAAACCATTCACACCTGGAGTGCCTCCTGATGCCTTTGGGTGAACATGAGCCCTGAATCCCACCAGTCTCAGCCTCAGCAGGCATTGCCTCATCCCTCATCGTTCCTACTCACGGCTCTTCAACCTCTCCTTGCCCCTGCCACCAAATGCCCTCCCCCAACACTGTACACTCGCCAACTCTTCTGGGTGGGGAAGATGTGCCATTTTCAGGTAATTCACGCATAACCTCCAGGGGTCTCCTGGGAATGGTAGTTATTGGACCTTCGCAGGCTCTGCTTGAGCCCTGAATCTCATTTTTACTGGATAGAGAAAGATGGGCCAGGGAAGGTTGTCACAAAGGTGAGAGTTCTGAGCCTATGGTCCTTGCTGAAGACTATTCCTGTGCTGCCAGAGCACACATTTCTCCTCCTCATGTCCCTGTGTTCCTGTTGAGGCAGGCAGCCATGCCAATCTTCTCCTTGGAgacagggaagctgaggcacggtGGTTTCCCAAAGGCTCTCAGCTAGACAGCAATTGGGGAAAGTTTTCCTGACTCAGTGCACAGTGAATTTCCTGAGTGGGTCCCGTCCGCTTCCTTCTCTGTGCTTCTCCCCTCAGTGCTCACTGAGGGCCTCTTCACCAGTGAGTGCCCCATCCAGGGCAACCCTTGGCTCTAAGAGATGCAGTCAGCCATCAGCTCTTGCGGGGCTGGGCTGTGTCTGGGGGTGTGCATGCCATACAGATCCCAGATCCCAGAGGGTCCCGTTTTGTCTCCCTTCTGCCCACCCATCCTGCCCCTACCTTGACATAATCATAGAAGCAGCCTTCAGAAGGCTCCAGGTCAAAGTGCTGGAAGATGAGCTTCACCCTGTATCCCGTGGGGACTGTGATCACAGTGGTTGTTTCAAAGCTGTTGGGGTAAGGCTTGGGGAACAGAGGGGAAGTCACCTCCCCAAATAACTTCTGAGGGATGGGAATGGAGCCTCCTGCCCTGCAGAAGAGGGCCGGCACCAGGAGGTACAAGAGCCACCTGCCAAAACAAAAGACAGTGTCTGGAGCTGGAGGGGTTCAGCACTCTTGCCATGTGGGCAGTGGCCGTGGCAGGGGGCGAGATGGCCATACCGCTGGGTATCCTCCTCTCTGCCCACTCTGGACCTCACCGACATGTTCTCAGCAGGGGTGCCTGGGTGGCGAGGGCGGCCTTTGCAGCTGCTGCATTGGGTCACTCCCCAGGGCAGTGTCCAGTCCAGAGGCCACCACACTCCCCTCACACTCCCTTTccagcctcctcccctgcccggccccatccctcccctccccttccaggAATAGGACTGGCTTGGGACCAGTTAATGGAGGGTGAGGGTTTCCACCCGTGGGTCTCTGAAAGGGCTCCCACAGGTTCAGTAAGAGCGTCTGGGAGAGACCATCTGTGGAGTGTGGGACACAGGCAGAGTGTCCCCTCCTGGGCAGGGGGTCCCCTCTTCTCTCTGCTCCCTGCCGTGAGCCCAGAGGGAAGAAAGGACCATGGCATGAGCTTCTATGTATAAGGTCTCCTCTGGTCCTTAGGAGGAGGGATGGGGCGCGtgttgtgtgtgtccatgtgtgtgcaCAGTGGGATTGATGAGAGAAGAGTGTGTGAAGAGAAAAGGGTGTTCCTGTCTCCCTGAATTGCCTCCCATGCCCTGGCTTCTCCCCTGGCTTCCCCCTCCCTCCCGGGTGCCCATCACCCTTACTCACATTTCTCAAGGCCCGTGTTGAATCCTGGGCTCTCCTGACAGCGTCTTCGTGCACTGTGTGCAGAGGGAGCCCGCGTCACGcacagcagggaggggagggttTTCTGTGGAATGGAGGGGGGACCATTCCCGGAGGAATGTTGCAGGGAATGaactatttgcataaacaaaagaTCTGAGTTTCCACTTTAatttagttttggttttgaaaTCTCTGTCGGTGGTGCCACCTGCTGGTCCATGAGGGAAAGGGCTAAGGAGACGGGAGTCTGACTTTTTAGGGCCAGGGGAGCCTTTGGTTGGAGGCCCAGATGCCTCAGTCTCTGAATCTGATCAGCTTCTCCTTTCTTCCAAGACTTTCCTGGGGGGCTGCTGCTGTGTTTACAAGGTTCCTACCAAAGCAGTGGGAGACCACAGGTTGTGAGGGATTCTCTTTTCTGGGCTGTCCCTTCCCATTGACCTCATTCCTCTTGCCGTCATTCAGCCCACAGCCCTGGTTCAAGAATGGCCCGGGTTTCCATGCCCAGGATGTAATGATAGGAACACTGGGGCAGAGGAGGGCACGTGGGAGTGGGCAGAAGAGAGAGGAGCTTGGTTGCCTTGGGGCCCTGGACTGCTTTAGCCATGAATGACACGTAGACATAGAATAGGGATGGCCATGTCAGGGCAGCCCTAAATCAGCCCTGGGTTTGAGACCCTCTGGGGCAGCTGCGGAGGGGGTAAAATGTCCCCATCTCCTCAGCATCTGCTCAACACAACTGCCAGGGCTGAAGCCGAGGGTGCGGCTGTGGAGCAAGAGGGACTtggtttttctgagatggagccaggcccctgggagggaggagggacgcTAGTCTCTCCTGTCCATCAGGCCATAGTGTCctgctttaaaaattttgctcttggccgcgtgtggtggctcatgcctgtgatcctggcactttgcgaggccagggtgggaagatctcttgagcccaggagttcgagaccagcctggccaacatagtgagatcttgtctctaaaagttaaaataaataaaaaac from Piliocolobus tephrosceles isolate RC106 unplaced genomic scaffold, ASM277652v3 unscaffolded_36525, whole genome shotgun sequence includes:
- the LOC111555907 gene encoding complement C1r subcomponent, translating into MWLLYLLVPALFCRAGGSIPIPQKLFGEVTSPLFPKPYPNSFETTTVITVPTGYRVKLIFQHFDLEPSEGCFYDYVKISADKKNLGRFCGQLGSPLGNPPGKKEFMSQGNKMLLTFHTDFSNEENGTIMFYKGFLAYYQAVDLDECASQSKSGEKDPQPQCQHLCHNYVGGYFCSCRPGYELQKDRHSCHAECSSELYTEASGYISSLEYPRSYPPDLRCNYSIRVERGLTLHLKFLEPFEIDDHQQVHCPYDQLQIYANGKNIGEFCGKQRPPDLDTSSNAVDLLFFTDESGDSRGWKLRYTTEIIKCPQPKTLDEFTVIQNLQPQYQFRDYFIATCKLGYQLIEGNQLLHSFTAVCQDDGTWHRAMPRCKIKDCGQPRNLPNGAFRYTTTMGVNTYKARIQYYCHEPYYKMQTRAGSKESEQGRNQRKWKFPPFHPLG